The following are encoded together in the Oncorhynchus nerka isolate Pitt River linkage group LG25, Oner_Uvic_2.0, whole genome shotgun sequence genome:
- the LOC115108945 gene encoding uncharacterized protein LOC115108945, translating to MMNIEHEAFCKLRRSMHPTSPADIDPKVHSIVERAVRSILGEQSNEPRSNLLSPSQLVVEVVPRLLLALWFQPEECHSEHPILISGMAVGMVAAVVEKLSCMLKDPSPHIPFSRAAAFDSVRSILGRISQSFSTDDLQSPFYMSAVCAFVADEVQSCFQPPAATLPVPPVLVVGVSTTLPADIQADPASSHLEVEDITHNTEADPASSHLEVEDITTNTEADPASSHLEVEDITTNTEADPASSHLEVEDITTNTEADPASSHLEVEDITTNTEADPASSHLEVEDITTNTEADPASSHLEVEDITTNTEADPASSHLEVEDITTDTEADPASSHLEVEDITPKTEADPASSHLEFEEITPKTEADPASSHLEVVDITTNTEADPGSSHLDVQDITPNTEAEPISSLLEVVDVTPEERTLTMAVFATLPADIQAEDVAVVTPDVTPHVTKDVTLDVPCRARKGAVRRLFCRLWRAVCCCACHKEEEEQY from the exons ATGATGAACATAGAGCACGAGGCTTTCTGCAAGCTCCGCCGCTCCATGCACCCCACCTCGCCTGCTGACAT CGATCCTAAGGTCCACAGCATCGTGGAGAGAGCTGTGAGGAGCATTCTGGGCGAGCAGTCCAATGAGCCCCGTAGCAACCTGCTCAGCCCATCTCagttggtggtggaggtggtgcccAGGCTCCTCCTGGCCCTGTGGTTTCAGCCAGAGGAATGCCATTCAGAGCACCCGATCCTTATAAGTGGGATGGCCGTAGGCATGGTGGCGGCCGTAGTGGAGAAGCTCTCCTGCATGTTAAAGGACCCTTCCCCTCACATCCCTTTCTCCCGGGCTGCTGCTTTTGACTCTGTGCGGTCAATCCTCGGGAGAATCAGTCAGTCCTTCTCCACCGATGACCTGCAGAGCCCTTTTTATATGAGCGCTGTCTGTGCCTTTGTGGCGGACGAGGTGCAGAGCTGCTTCCAGCCCCCTGCAGCCACCCTACCAGTCCCCCCTGTCCTCGTGGTGGGCGTTTCCACCACATTACCAGCTGACATCCAAGCAG ACCCGGCTTCTTCCCACCTGGAGGTTGAGGACATCACccataacacagaggcagacccAGCATCTTCCCACCTGGAGGTTGAGGAcatcaccactaacacagaggcagacCCGGCATCTTCCCACCTGGAAGTTGAGGAcatcaccactaacacagaggcagatccggcttcttcccacctggaggttgaggacatcaccactaacacagaggcagatccggcttcttcccacctggaggttgaggacatcaccactaacacagaggcagacCCGGCATCTTCCCACCTGGAGGTTGAGGAcatcaccactaacacagaggcagatccggcttcttcccacctggaggttgaggacatcaccactaacacagaggcagacCCGGCATCTTCCCACCTGGAGGTTGAGGACATCACCACTGACACAGAGGCAGACCCGGCATCTTCCCACCTGGAGGTTGAGGACATCACCCCTAAGACAGAGGCAGATCCGGCTTCCTCCCACCTGGAGTTTGAGGAGATCACACCTAAGACAGAGGCAGATCCGGCTTCTTCCCACCTGGAGGTTGTGGAcatcaccactaacacagaggcagatccGGGTTCTTCCCACCTGGATGTTCAAGACATCACCCCTAATACAGAGGCAGAGCCCATCTCTTCCCTCTTGGAGGTTGTGGACGTCACACCTGAAGAAAGGACTCTCACGATGGCCGTCTTCGCCACTCTGCCAGCTGACATCCAAGCAG AGGATGTTGCTGTGGTCACCCCGGATGTCACCCCACACGTCACCAAGGATGTGACACTGGATGTTCCATGCAGAGCTAGGAAAGGGGCAGTCCGGCGATTATTTTGCAGGCTTTGGAGGGCAGTGTGCTGCTGCGCCTGCCacaaggaagaggaggaacaaTATTAA